One genomic segment of Gossypium arboreum isolate Shixiya-1 chromosome 3, ASM2569848v2, whole genome shotgun sequence includes these proteins:
- the LOC108476315 gene encoding uncharacterized protein LOC108476315, whose product MEFVIEQGKQPHQECSTLLLPALSIGNVGQLAVDLLVSSMKAERIGYLDDPFVLPCVGNDAYGPIPCGDLALPLEAYESAFSRVALLQQRSPVVKGRMVEFAKNLANFAAASGKKHVVLLSSLDFGKWQKIDMSSGPQIYYLSSINPDGRDDNCEQLGWKRLQEYNPAQRCWKYLSTLAEGNTMLESNLPFEDELEDEDYCPSLPFAALFSCLKAKGLKVTCLLCYCSEGDNIQDAFHLAEAACRLLGLNPSTFPGNGSGGWVIPFSWQTVYGPPPDMSIF is encoded by the exons ATGGAATTCGTTATTGAACAAGGCAAACAACCACACCAAGAATGCTCTACTTTGCTTCTG CCTGCTTTGTCGATTGGGAATGTGGGGCAACTAGCGGTGGATTTATTAGTATCATCAATGAAAGCAGAGAGAATTGGGTACTTAGATGATCCCTTTGTGCTTCCTTGTGTTGGAAATGATGCTTATGGCCCTATTCCATGTGGTGACCTTGCTCTTCCTCTTGAAG CTTACGAGTCAGCTTTTAGTCGAGTTGCTCTCCTCCAACAGCGGTCTCCCGTCGTTAAG GGACGAATGGTTGAATTTGCCAAAAACTTGGCAAATTTTGCTGCTGCAAGTGGAAAGAAGCATGTTGTTCTGCTTTCCAGCTTGGATTTTGGAAAGTGGCAGAAAATTGACATGTCAAG TGGTCCGCAGATTTATTACCTATCCAGCATAAATCCCGATGGAAGAGATGACAACTGTGAACAACTTGGATGGAAAAGGCTGCAAGAATACAATCCTGCTCAAAGATGTTGGAAGTATCTTAGCACCTTAGCTGAAGGAAATACTATGCTGGAAAGCAATTTACCTTTTGAAGATGAGCTGGAAGATGAAGATTATTGCCCTAGTTTGCCATTTGCAGCACTTTTTTCTTGTTTGAAG GCCAAAGGCTTGAAGGTTACGTGTTTACTATGCTACTGTTCGGAAGGGGATAATATACAGGATGCTTTTCATTTGGCTGAGGCAGCATGCAGACTTTTGGGCCTAAATCCTAGTACTTTTCCTG GTAATGGAAGTGGTGGTTGGGTCATTCCTTTCTCATGGCAGACCGTTTATGGACCGCCACCGGATATGTCTATCTTTTAG
- the LOC108474461 gene encoding protein JINGUBANG-like, producing MGNDKGGTMVMEQSNNLHSRPKLGTLFKSEPSLFPIGAEDDEVPNRKSSASMASPRCSNSTTTSGEGSPYIMSPWIQASPYIKSPWVINPSMLEADYGQDGLIASIVREEGHIYSLAAAGDLVYTGSDSKNIRVWKDLKEFSGFKTKSGLVKAIIVLGDKVFTGHQDGKIRVWKVSSTTSPSVHKRLGSLPTFKDIIKSSVKPKNYVEVRRNRNVLRIKHFDAVSCMSVNEEVGLLYSGSWDKTLKVWRLADSKCLESIDAHDDAINSVVAGFDSLVFTGSADGTVKVWKRELQGKGTKHFLVQVLLKQENAVTSLAVSRESAVLYCGSSDGLVNFWERDKHLSHGGILRGHKMAVLCLATAGNLVFSGSADGSICVWRREKGGIHKCLSVLTGHTGPVKCLAVEEDDRTSRKTDRKWIVYSGSLDKSVKVWRLSENAPDMKEIKQVG from the coding sequence ATGGGAAACGATAAGGGTGGTACGATGGTTATGGAGCAAAGCAATAACCTCCATAGCCGACCAAAACTAGGAACTCTCTTCAAATCTGAACCTTCTTTGTTTCCTATCGGTGCCGAAGACGACGAAGTCCCCAATCGTAAAAGCAGTGCATCAATGGCGAGCCCGAGGTGTTCCAACAGTACGACGACGAGCGGTGAGGGTTCGCCGTATATCATGTCACCGTGGATACAAGCTTCTCCTTATATCAAATCACCATGGGTTATTAACCCATCTATGCTCGAAGCTGATTATGGCCAAGATGGGCTTATTGCTTCCATTGTAAGAGAAGAAGGTCATATTTACTCATTGGCTGCAGCTGGGGATTTGGTTTATACGGGTTCCGATAGCAAGAACATCCGTGTGTGGAAAGATTTGAAGGAATTTTCAGGTTTTAAAACTAAAAGTGGATTGGTTAAAGCCATTATTGTATTGGGTGATAAGGTATTCACCGGTCACCAAGACGGTAAAATCCGTGTGTGGAAAGTCTCATCGACGACGAGTCCTAGCGTTCACAAAAGATTAGGCAGTTTGCCGACGTTCAAAGATATAATAAAAAGCTCTGTTAAACCGAAGAACTATGTTGAAGTTCGGAGGAACCGAAATGTTCTTCGGATCAAACACTTCGATGCCGTTTCTTGCATGAGTGTGAACGAAGAGGTCGGGTTGTTATATTCAGGGTCTTGGGATAAAACCCTGAAAGTTTGGCGATTAGCCGATTCGAAATGCTTGGAATCCATCGACGCTCATGACGATGCCATTAATTCCGTGGTGGCCGGATTTGATAGCTTGGTGTTTACGGGATCAGCTGACGGTACGGTCAAGGTATGGAAAAGGGAACTACAAGGGAAAGGAACTAAGCATTTCCTGGTCCAAGTGTTGTTAAAACAAGAAAACGCGGTTACATCATTGGCCGTGAGCCGAGAATCGGCGGTGTTGTACTGTGGGTCGTCGGACGGGCTCGTTAACTTCTGGGAACGCGACAAGCATCTTTCCCATGGTGGGATTTTACGGGGACATAAAATGGCGGTCCTCTGCTTAGCCACGGCGGGGAATTTGGTTTTCAGCGGGTCAGCCGATGGGAGCATATGTGTATGGAGACGAGAAAAAGGTGGTATCCATAAGTGTCTCTCGGTCCTAACCGGTCATACCGGTCCAGTCAAATGCTTAGCCGTCGAGGAAGATGATCGGACGTCAAGGAAAACCGACCGGAAATGGATCGTTTACAGTGGTAGCCTCGATAAATCCGTCAAGGTGTGGCGCTTGTCTGAAAACGCGCCAGATATGAAAGAGATTAAGCAAGTGGGTTGA
- the LOC108476316 gene encoding uncharacterized protein LOC108476316: MATASVTYTQPMLAAATTNPKKKTNTNVNYITGLNSFGGLKAHNKVVSLGQRVCTEQSFANIVSSLKAPTKGKTGKSGGGALSSTCNAIGEIFRIAAIMNGLVLVGVAVGFVLLRIEASLEEAE; encoded by the coding sequence ATGGCAACAGCTTCAGTTACCTACACTCAACCCATGTTGGCTGCTGCCACCACTAACCCCAAGAAAAAGACCAACACCAATGTGAATTACATAACAGGCTTGAATTCTTTTGGTGGGTTGAAAGCTCATAACAAAGTGGTCTCACTTGGCCAACGTGTATGCACCGAGCAATCATTTGCAAACATTGTTAGCTCACTCAAAGCTCCGACAAAGGGCAAGACAGGTAAAAGCGGTGGCGGTGCATTGTCTTCAACCTGTAATGCTATTGGTGAGATATTCAGGATTGCAGCAATCATGAATGGCCTTGTTCTTGTTGGTGTTGCTGTCGGATTTGTGCTGCTTCGAATCGAAGCTTCTTTGGAAGAGGCTGAGTAA
- the LOC108475831 gene encoding uncharacterized protein LOC108475831, protein MKYNEISHFSHPQHTLTFDYTETPFKCDGCKEVGIGSHYRCSFCDFDLHTHCAIPSLSIHHPFYPKCSFQFFSRPPGDTPRYCNACEKDITGFVYHCKSCGFDLHPCCAKLPMVLDDGETNLYLYRKVRAPCHKCGRKGRSWSYRSSCKKYNLHVACVREMLVENWHELYFGYGKGIKKLENRIPSLKNTLQTPHKRRKGKVKKCCEMAGLALQFVISAVLGDPTSLIAGVIGTLMS, encoded by the coding sequence ATGAAATACAATGAGATATCCCATTTCAGCCACCCTCAACACACACTAACATTCGACTACACCGAAACCCCATTCAAGTGCGACGGGTGCAAAGAAGTCGGCATCGGCTCACATTACAGATGTTCCTTTTGCGATTTCGATCTCCATACACACTGCGCCATACCTTCTCTTTCAATCCACCACCCTTTTTACCCCAAATGTTCCTTCCAATTCTTCTCGAGACCACCCGGAGACACACCTCGTTATTGCAACGCTTGTGAAAAAGACATTACCGGGTTCGTTTACCATTGTAAGTCATGCGGGTTCGATCTTCACCCATGTTGTGCGAAGTTACCGATGGTATTAGACGACGGAGAAACGAATTTGTATTTGTATAGGAAAGTGAGGGCACCATGTCATAAATGTGGACGTAAAGGGAGGAGTTGGAGTTATAGGTCTAGTTGTAAGAAATATAATTTGCATGTTGCATGTGTTAGGGAAATGTTAGTGGAAAATTGGCATGAATTGTATTTTGGATATGGAAAGGGTATTAAGAAATTGGAAAATAGAATCCCAAGTTTGAAAAACACATTGCAAACACCACATAAGAGAAGGAAAGGGAAAGTAAAGAAATGTTGTGAAATGGCTGGTTTGGCTTTACAATTTGTGATATCGGCTGTGCTTGGGGATCCCACAAGTCTTATTGCTGGAGTTATTGGAACATTGATGTCGTGA
- the LOC108476314 gene encoding uncharacterized protein LOC108476314 has translation MGTFVGHLVPGLALTLLGLWHTINNIKAYCLKGSTKFTVRFWYPFNGPFSRFKHLELIFILSFSLLAIFMQVLDLPFLRFPFELDGFEHASIFLHLAIFAGFTLSAELTRSSEILSVVSGILVASVFGQEVFLLHFHSADHVGLEGHYHWLLQLIVLISLLASLTVMFLPSSLSAALVLSVSVVFQGCWFMNMGFMLWCPKFIPRGCIMQAEMRSDSMHGAVTCYSHEDDFRARALANMQFSWILSAIFIFTGFTSLKFAGKCTPRAQSTEYEQLEIRTSDVPITIDTFKS, from the coding sequence ATGGGTACATTTGTAGGACATTTGGTGCCAGGTCTGGCACTGACCCTTCTTGGCCTATGGCACACCATCAACAATATCAAAGCCTATTGTCTCAAAGGGTCTACCAAATTTACAGTAAGGTTTTGGTACCCATTCAATGGCCCTTTTTCTAGATTCAAACACCTGGAGCTGATTTTTATCTTATCTTTTTCCCTGTTAGCAATTTTCATGCAAGTTTTAGACTTGCCTTTCCTTCGATTCCCTTTCGAACTCGACGGTTTCGAGCATGCTAGCATATTTCTCCATCTTGCTATATTTGCAGGTTTCACACTTTCTGCTGAATTAACTCGGTCTTCCGAGATTCTATCGGTTGTTTCGGGAATCCTTGTGGCTTCTGTTTTTGGTCAAGAGGTGTTCTTACTCCATTTTCACTCAGCTGATCATGTTGGACTCGAAGGCCATTACCACTGGCTATTGCAGCTTATAGTGCTAATCTCCCTTCTAGCATCTTTAACAGTAATGTTCCTACCGAGTAGCTTGTCCGCAGCTCTTGTTCTTTCAGTTTCCGTTGTATTCCAAGGTTGTTGGTTCATGAATATGGGGTTCATGCTATGGTGTCCAAAGTTCATTCCTCGAGGATGTATAATGCAGGCCGAAATGAGGAGTGACAGCATGCATGGAGCGGTGACATGTTACTCGCACGAAGACGATTTTAGGGCTAGAGCATTGGCTAACATGCAATTCAGTTGGATACTCTCTGCTATCTTTATATTCACAGGGTTCACCAGCCTCAAATTTGCTGGAAAATGTACCCCAAGGGCACAATCAACCGAATACGAGCAACTCGAAATTAGAACCAGTGATGTCCCTATAACTATTGATACCTTCAAGAGCTGA